One stretch of Corynebacterium callunae DSM 20147 DNA includes these proteins:
- a CDS encoding helix-turn-helix domain-containing protein — protein sequence MSVEKFSSTGAQATYKSTANAGVLTSASQISELRERSGLTIDQLGRLFGVSRRSVHNWINGKSMAPQHEERASLVLGIINTLPGTTPQERRAHLLASREGKSIFHALLAQLHENATLQVSALSPRELIQL from the coding sequence ATGTCCGTGGAAAAATTCTCCTCAACTGGTGCCCAAGCCACTTATAAGTCCACCGCAAATGCCGGTGTTTTGACCTCAGCTTCTCAGATATCAGAACTTCGTGAGCGTTCAGGTTTGACCATTGATCAGCTTGGACGACTTTTCGGGGTTTCGAGAAGGTCAGTTCATAACTGGATTAACGGCAAAAGCATGGCTCCACAACATGAAGAACGTGCATCACTGGTTTTGGGCATTATAAATACTTTGCCTGGCACTACTCCCCAGGAGAGGCGGGCTCACCTCTTAGCTTCACGTGAAGGGAAGAGCATCTTTCATGCACTACTCGCGCAATTACATGAAAATGCCACTCTGCAGGTGAGCGCGCTTAGTCCGAGAGAGTTAATCCAGCTGTGA
- a CDS encoding TIGR04255 family protein → MSERERLRPFTGDGKNRVKLANPPLRLVLCQLGWPELVQLQGNIDEIARQFGLAIADYPIFSEYTQANVVISPEGASQGPSEKVYQWRSIDDNWHVILGHRFLSFYCTTYSTFKDFCLPLEKILKELAAVVKVPLVERVGVRYVNQVIESNLIENLSEYIHPQVLGFAGIDFATGQAQLEENQNQVVIRVEDAVMQVRSGLLPPGKTVDPAIPPHSGQSWVLDLDATIHQQTSFDVNNVLASAGKLADINYDFFKYVTSEGFLKEFGSEQ, encoded by the coding sequence ATGAGCGAAAGAGAAAGACTGCGTCCCTTCACCGGTGATGGTAAAAACCGGGTAAAGCTAGCTAACCCGCCACTTCGTCTTGTTTTGTGTCAATTGGGCTGGCCAGAGCTGGTTCAGCTTCAGGGCAACATTGATGAAATAGCCAGACAATTTGGTTTAGCAATAGCTGATTATCCAATTTTTTCAGAATATACCCAGGCTAACGTCGTGATATCACCAGAGGGTGCGTCCCAGGGGCCATCGGAAAAGGTTTACCAATGGCGGTCTATCGATGACAATTGGCACGTCATCCTAGGTCACCGTTTTCTATCTTTCTATTGCACTACATACTCCACCTTTAAAGATTTCTGCCTCCCACTCGAAAAAATCTTAAAAGAGTTGGCGGCTGTTGTAAAAGTTCCCCTAGTCGAAAGAGTCGGTGTCCGGTATGTGAATCAGGTAATAGAATCCAATCTGATCGAAAATCTATCTGAATACATCCACCCGCAGGTGTTAGGTTTTGCTGGAATCGATTTTGCTACGGGTCAAGCGCAATTGGAGGAGAATCAGAACCAAGTCGTGATTCGAGTGGAAGATGCTGTAATGCAAGTTCGCTCTGGTCTTCTACCTCCCGGGAAAACAGTTGATCCAGCGATTCCGCCTCATTCGGGACAGTCTTGGGTCCTCGATCTTGATGCGACAATCCATCAGCAGACATCATTTGATGTGAATAATGTGTTAGCTTCCGCCGGAAAGCTTGCAGATATCAATTATGATTTCTTTAAATACGTTACCAGTGAGGGTTTTTTGAAAGAATTTGGGAGTGAACAATAA
- a CDS encoding excalibur calcium-binding domain-containing protein, with translation MTTPFEDPISPTSGQSGERKSGCVKWGAILGAGFIALMIVVPSCGSNSEEAEAPVTTITQTVTQTITSTPQAKTVTQTSTITAAEIASSVETSSEIAEPVVQEDDSYLSTSNSAPQRFATIPDPEPATVPQSANYASCAEARAAGVAPIYAGSPGYRSGLDRDGDGIACDK, from the coding sequence ATGACAACCCCATTTGAAGACCCCATTTCCCCTACCAGTGGACAATCAGGAGAGCGCAAATCAGGATGCGTTAAATGGGGCGCTATTCTTGGCGCTGGTTTCATCGCACTAATGATTGTCGTTCCATCCTGTGGATCAAACTCTGAAGAGGCGGAAGCCCCAGTTACGACCATTACTCAGACAGTGACTCAAACAATCACTTCTACTCCCCAAGCTAAAACAGTCACCCAAACCTCAACAATAACCGCAGCTGAGATAGCTTCTTCAGTGGAAACTTCGTCAGAAATCGCTGAACCTGTTGTCCAAGAAGATGACTCTTACCTGTCTACCAGTAATAGTGCACCCCAGAGGTTCGCTACGATACCGGATCCAGAACCAGCAACTGTTCCTCAATCCGCCAATTATGCAAGCTGTGCCGAGGCACGTGCGGCTGGAGTAGCTCCAATTTATGCAGGGTCACCTGGCTACCGGAGCGGCCTTGATCGTGATGGCGATGGCATCGCTTGTGATAAATAG
- a CDS encoding peptidoglycan recognition protein family protein codes for MAFTKSPGRRGDPTWLPDVLRAFGVTVIEDEGWTEWGMGDFDTIWGVIAHHTGANNTSTNTIRWNPNLEYALSSQIHLSRKGVVTLVGAGIAWHAGKGSYPGLPTNNANFFTIGIEAQGDGQTWPPEEMEAYYRTVAAILWYLGLPASRCISHWEYSMAAQGKWDPGLNGKPMPMGPFRTEVQARIDKFNQYGTLDVVPQKEEGLFMALSPERQEELAAKIDAIHHELTHEFQSLVTDENGKQSTWRGTLVGMMLQVDKKVEAMHAHMLPGVITKIQELFKKESV; via the coding sequence ATGGCTTTTACTAAAAGTCCGGGACGTAGGGGAGACCCCACCTGGCTACCGGACGTGCTGCGCGCATTCGGTGTGACCGTCATTGAGGATGAAGGCTGGACCGAGTGGGGCATGGGCGACTTTGACACCATCTGGGGTGTCATCGCCCACCATACCGGTGCAAATAACACGAGCACAAACACTATCCGCTGGAATCCCAACCTCGAATATGCGCTCTCAAGTCAGATTCATCTTTCCCGAAAAGGTGTCGTCACCCTCGTAGGTGCCGGTATCGCATGGCACGCAGGAAAAGGCTCATACCCAGGCCTACCAACCAATAACGCCAACTTCTTCACCATTGGTATTGAGGCACAGGGCGATGGTCAGACCTGGCCACCAGAGGAAATGGAAGCTTATTACCGCACAGTCGCTGCAATCCTCTGGTATTTAGGTTTGCCAGCGTCACGCTGCATCAGCCACTGGGAGTACTCCATGGCTGCTCAGGGGAAATGGGACCCGGGATTAAACGGCAAACCAATGCCGATGGGGCCATTCCGCACAGAAGTGCAAGCACGAATCGACAAATTCAACCAATACGGCACCCTCGATGTGGTGCCTCAAAAAGAGGAGGGGCTTTTCATGGCTCTATCACCAGAACGCCAAGAGGAACTAGCGGCAAAGATTGACGCTATCCATCACGAGCTGACTCATGAATTCCAATCACTAGTCACTGATGAAAACGGCAAGCAGTCCACATGGCGCGGCACTTTGGTGGGCATGATGCTGCAGGTCGATAAAAAGGTGGAGGCTATGCACGCGCACATGCTGCCTGGTGTCATCACTAAAATTCAGGAACTTTTCAAGAAAGAGAGTGTGTAA
- a CDS encoding phage gene 29 protein family protein, whose product MSGIPLQQDCNLSDPEEMFLWMFTALPGMEEQAPMLVPPAWARKWSKRMFDAGARFHPEEQTIKYIPPAQGSSILYAGSGRWVALGEPLSELEATPAIDHLTRFEKQALVKKLQAEGFIPDGAVVDSAEDSAEVGSHGD is encoded by the coding sequence ATGAGTGGGATTCCTTTGCAGCAGGACTGTAATTTGTCGGATCCGGAGGAGATGTTCCTGTGGATGTTTACTGCGTTGCCGGGGATGGAGGAGCAGGCTCCGATGTTAGTGCCGCCTGCGTGGGCGCGGAAGTGGTCGAAAAGGATGTTCGACGCAGGGGCAAGGTTCCACCCAGAAGAACAAACCATTAAATATATTCCACCTGCGCAGGGGTCGAGCATTTTGTATGCAGGCAGTGGTAGGTGGGTGGCTTTGGGTGAGCCATTGTCTGAGCTGGAGGCAACTCCAGCGATTGACCATCTGACGCGGTTTGAGAAGCAAGCGTTGGTAAAGAAGCTGCAGGCTGAGGGTTTTATTCCTGATGGTGCTGTGGTGGATTCTGCTGAGGATAGTGCGGAGGTGGGTAGTCATGGCGATTGA
- a CDS encoding Gp37-like protein, protein MSNSVLERLNASWDDAQEKRDARRSARRTPPLVRIWDGDWNFIGVVHGEISGTFSWKMNDTGTGELVLPLDHYISKWVVAYKDRKKNVHVTVDKDGARWGGRMRRFRLVKDKDGKRTVVMPFLHDYEEVKRIYMWSNAFLPAVVQFPRVSILAGPSRWVLKTMLLMNLWRTEGSLWALPDDPLDLGSWTDTWDMNSWSKVIKPSSLLGDGTPWTIASSRFKTWHEMAEDTLGDAELMVECRRWLTGDPPPWPGADLRNGCLVIDIVDKSGRWSPDGHGAGGNILTGIWNTVTSIAENGVDNEESMVSVPDTIPEYGVAGWLGTVPQRPYVTYRDGAVTGVEAAEFVWEPSQAVQVTGGGHSAPGVNETISAGIQAIGNILGTAIFVPTAGTIADTFLKPIYEDTIAAFMAVKSPIRSMESGWSHYEEFFARGSDQAYTLAGIIAMRAGFWETREKVSHQLSVQDGAPWFIGENGQGHFFLGDRIASTVIGLPEGEMIVEQVHGLTYAWDRDSMGWDIDLGDPRSGESGLDRVVREVSKMTSAIQQLGVR, encoded by the coding sequence ATGAGCAACTCGGTGCTAGAAAGACTAAATGCTTCCTGGGATGACGCGCAGGAAAAGCGTGATGCTCGACGAAGTGCCCGTCGCACCCCACCTTTGGTGAGGATTTGGGACGGTGATTGGAATTTCATCGGCGTTGTCCATGGTGAAATCTCAGGAACCTTCTCTTGGAAAATGAACGACACTGGGACTGGTGAGCTCGTCCTGCCTTTGGATCATTACATTTCCAAGTGGGTCGTAGCGTATAAAGACCGGAAGAAGAACGTGCATGTCACCGTCGATAAAGACGGTGCTAGGTGGGGTGGGCGCATGCGCCGATTTCGCCTTGTCAAAGACAAGGATGGGAAACGTACTGTAGTTATGCCGTTCTTGCATGACTATGAAGAAGTGAAACGCATTTATATGTGGTCGAATGCGTTCTTGCCCGCTGTCGTGCAGTTCCCCAGAGTGTCTATCTTGGCGGGCCCATCTAGGTGGGTGCTGAAAACAATGCTGCTGATGAACCTTTGGCGCACCGAAGGGTCACTGTGGGCACTGCCGGATGATCCTCTTGACCTTGGTTCATGGACTGATACGTGGGATATGAATTCTTGGTCGAAGGTCATCAAGCCTAGCTCGCTCCTGGGGGATGGCACACCATGGACGATTGCGTCATCGCGCTTTAAGACGTGGCATGAAATGGCAGAGGACACTCTTGGAGATGCGGAGCTGATGGTGGAGTGCCGCAGATGGCTCACCGGGGATCCTCCTCCGTGGCCTGGAGCGGATCTCCGCAATGGGTGCTTGGTCATTGACATTGTGGATAAGTCCGGCAGGTGGTCTCCTGATGGGCATGGTGCTGGCGGAAATATATTGACTGGCATTTGGAACACTGTCACGTCGATTGCTGAGAATGGTGTCGACAATGAGGAGTCCATGGTCAGTGTGCCTGACACGATCCCGGAGTACGGAGTTGCGGGGTGGTTGGGTACTGTCCCTCAGCGTCCGTATGTGACTTATCGTGATGGGGCAGTGACTGGTGTTGAAGCAGCTGAGTTCGTGTGGGAGCCATCGCAAGCTGTGCAAGTTACAGGTGGTGGGCATTCGGCGCCTGGCGTGAATGAGACGATCAGTGCGGGTATTCAAGCTATTGGCAATATTTTGGGTACCGCAATTTTCGTGCCAACAGCTGGCACCATCGCAGATACGTTTTTGAAGCCGATTTATGAGGACACGATAGCTGCATTTATGGCAGTGAAATCCCCAATTAGGTCGATGGAATCTGGCTGGTCACACTACGAAGAGTTCTTTGCTCGTGGATCTGACCAGGCGTACACCTTGGCGGGGATCATTGCGATGCGCGCTGGTTTCTGGGAGACCCGAGAAAAAGTTTCCCACCAACTATCGGTTCAGGATGGTGCGCCGTGGTTCATCGGTGAGAACGGTCAGGGGCATTTCTTTCTGGGTGATCGTATTGCGTCGACTGTGATTGGTTTGCCGGAGGGGGAGATGATCGTGGAGCAGGTACACGGTCTGACATATGCGTGGGATCGAGATTCTATGGGGTGGGACATTGATCTTGGTGATCCACGTAGTGGAGAGTCGGGGTTGGACAGAGTTGTGAGAGAGGTCAGCAAGATGACGTCAGCGATTCAGCAATTGGGTGTGCGATGA
- a CDS encoding phage tail protein, translating to MHSSRGRVWHIHGFQAGAEGVALLTGADGFWEAPIKSVWLQGAFQEGATYLGFKTEPLDVILPIGIKGDSYLAWSRNDSMFRQDLGDPDTGFTLVAVSESGRRELELKITDTPVNVRETDSSVDHYTRLIVQARGGWPRWVGAPGESVFTAAGPNDQGFVTVSNPTDTWLYPQWVVEAPGKWTLPDFSWRDDAQHDRVISTPTLGSGQTLTIDTYPANEPYVAADGSNIAGRFGGVMFVNPIPPHTPPTQIPVKVEGGTIGASCMLRMPRNWRRPRGGDVT from the coding sequence TTGCACTCTTCTCGTGGCCGAGTGTGGCACATTCATGGCTTTCAGGCCGGTGCTGAGGGTGTCGCTTTATTGACTGGTGCTGATGGTTTTTGGGAGGCGCCGATAAAGAGCGTGTGGCTCCAGGGTGCTTTTCAGGAGGGAGCGACGTACCTGGGGTTCAAGACTGAGCCACTGGACGTGATTTTGCCTATTGGTATCAAGGGCGATTCGTATTTGGCGTGGTCGAGGAATGACTCGATGTTTCGTCAGGATTTGGGTGATCCAGACACGGGGTTCACGCTTGTTGCGGTTAGTGAGTCGGGGCGTCGTGAGCTTGAGTTGAAGATTACGGATACGCCGGTGAATGTTCGTGAGACGGATTCTTCGGTGGATCATTACACGCGGTTGATTGTGCAGGCTCGTGGTGGGTGGCCTCGGTGGGTTGGCGCGCCGGGGGAGTCGGTGTTTACGGCTGCTGGGCCTAACGATCAGGGTTTTGTCACAGTGTCGAATCCGACTGATACTTGGCTGTACCCTCAATGGGTGGTGGAAGCGCCCGGTAAATGGACATTGCCCGATTTTTCTTGGAGAGATGATGCCCAACATGACCGAGTGATCTCCACACCTACCCTTGGCAGTGGGCAGACTTTGACGATTGATACGTACCCTGCGAATGAACCTTATGTCGCAGCAGATGGAAGCAATATCGCTGGACGGTTTGGCGGCGTGATGTTCGTCAATCCGATCCCTCCTCATACCCCACCGACTCAAATCCCAGTCAAAGTGGAGGGCGGAACTATTGGTGCGTCGTGCATGCTGCGAATGCCGAGGAATTGGCGCCGGCCTCGTGGCGGTGATGTCACATGA
- a CDS encoding tape measure protein yields MASELGVGYISILPEVSKISPTVAAALNGLDPVADKSGQSMGGKLSAALGTTLKASVAGAGLAAGGVIATALSKGMGRLTGIENAQASLRGLGHDAESVQSIMDNALAAVSGTAFGLDAAAGVAASTVAAGIKPGEDLERTLKLVGDAATIAGVDMADMGRIVNQVATSDMMQMDDANQLMDAGIPILQMVGDEMGVTAAEARKLASDGKVSFETFQTALEKGVGGAALEAGNTFDGALSNMGAALGRVGATALEPFFNLSKDGFGAATTALDGLNAKLKPLAASTSEWLQDTAVPGLVAFGENAQEAWASFSGSERVQSLMAQTGVVVRDLVDTGSELAPVMMQAGSAVSQAAAALGVGSWQLALVGLEGIGAAAQLATPPLEMLTGLMEEHPGIVTAAVAAYVGFKTIPEVLEKISAVSLPMSKTVSEWGATVGDLKEYYKSTGREISTFEAVMQSAGMSSNATLAEMGTKLNNASVEGGKLNRANSVLSAGFTGLKGAASGAMGLLGGPWGVALAAAGFAITSVVQANQKAKVAQEEMAAAARDSAGAQGELRVAVAGTTGMLNEQAIATAAEVAGNALADFVSQGEAVSGMIYKVQTDASALERMFDSENYREDVEATRALRESYKTLGDAMKDLGLPMSDLNRIVAEGGPEYQSLISSLRGMGDSGAVAAGELEGARSKIEQIVEDARRLDPAVAETAAAIDILADSASGADDKLGALQSALQAMGLAPKDADLAMRDAAEAVDEIVQSATEAEVPLENMGAGLMAAAEAGDWSHQGWRDLSETLQGMAGDLQNVAVNGGDVQGTVEQQSVALDALAAQYGLTRGEVDQLAQSMGYVPSEINTLLALEGATEAEQQLGDVWAALQAIPPGQAVEMTAMTEEAVAKLEAYGFKIDDIPDSDNVLVSATTEAAMTDLQNVINQIANVKDKTVTIRTNRVEYFQSINPNLSASQAAQIQGPYVGGATGGRFNPKDGFAYLPGHADGARHGGYQLPATGPGTDRTDGFLAVDSQGMPIARLDTDEWVINGKSSEKYNRALSLINRDDPSVRHLAAFADGGRVGGESDELLGGRSAEDILAFARGENVDGWVASRSLEGADYVWGGINWGDCSGAIAALARFAVGLAPFAARFATMNQKESLASLGFSPGLGGPDDFNIGWFNGGAWGGHTSGTIGGVNVEMGGSRGNGQIGGGAAPASHSQYTNHAHLPLGSSLGDVWNADDPGESWEASYNTPGSNIYSSSGKSSSSSKTPTSWSELAGNAAQTMVAGQVSNALGVFGISDSPGFLDAYGQWVDATTVEAKNRINKVDEEKLADLEKNLQDAQDDLRIKHLKVGELSPDASESSRESANLAVSKAERKIDELNAEIEETRKGKLYEINQDGTLGAEVKETIVGPDNTQKYDPNLQGLGNAINDAVLAVVGDRPAPSALPPAVADMLAMIPAFRNGGWVSAPGGPQDDLGLARLSDSEFVVNADAASRNRSLLEHINAGGGLSGAVAGGDTFNISGADPGEVIRRMKVEMMTKTMQMMGG; encoded by the coding sequence ATGGCTTCAGAACTTGGCGTTGGGTACATTAGTATCCTCCCAGAGGTTTCTAAGATTTCTCCGACTGTTGCAGCTGCCCTGAATGGGTTGGATCCAGTCGCAGACAAATCTGGGCAGTCAATGGGAGGGAAGCTATCTGCTGCACTCGGCACCACGCTGAAGGCTTCTGTCGCTGGTGCTGGATTGGCTGCAGGTGGTGTGATCGCGACTGCTTTGTCTAAGGGCATGGGCAGGTTGACGGGCATTGAGAATGCTCAGGCTTCTTTGCGGGGCCTGGGGCATGATGCGGAGTCTGTGCAGTCGATCATGGATAATGCGTTGGCTGCAGTGTCTGGTACCGCGTTTGGGTTGGATGCTGCTGCTGGCGTTGCGGCTTCGACTGTTGCCGCTGGTATTAAGCCTGGTGAAGATCTTGAGCGCACTTTGAAGCTTGTGGGTGACGCTGCAACGATTGCGGGTGTTGACATGGCCGATATGGGCCGTATCGTCAACCAGGTTGCGACTTCTGACATGATGCAGATGGATGATGCGAACCAGCTCATGGATGCGGGTATTCCCATTTTGCAGATGGTTGGTGACGAGATGGGTGTCACCGCGGCAGAAGCGAGGAAGCTGGCATCTGATGGCAAGGTTAGCTTTGAGACTTTCCAAACAGCTCTGGAAAAGGGTGTTGGTGGTGCAGCTCTTGAGGCTGGTAACACGTTTGATGGTGCGCTGTCGAATATGGGCGCTGCACTGGGGCGTGTTGGTGCGACTGCTTTGGAACCGTTTTTTAATCTGTCGAAAGATGGGTTTGGCGCTGCAACGACTGCACTTGACGGCTTGAATGCGAAGCTAAAGCCTTTGGCTGCGTCGACGTCTGAATGGCTGCAGGATACTGCGGTGCCTGGGTTAGTGGCGTTTGGTGAGAATGCGCAGGAAGCGTGGGCGTCATTTAGTGGGTCGGAGCGGGTTCAGTCCTTGATGGCTCAGACTGGTGTGGTGGTTCGGGATCTAGTTGATACTGGTTCTGAACTTGCGCCTGTGATGATGCAGGCGGGGTCTGCGGTCTCCCAAGCTGCTGCAGCATTAGGCGTTGGGTCGTGGCAGTTAGCTTTGGTTGGGCTTGAGGGAATTGGTGCTGCAGCGCAGTTGGCGACACCTCCTCTGGAGATGCTTACCGGGTTGATGGAAGAACATCCGGGCATTGTGACCGCTGCGGTTGCGGCTTACGTGGGTTTTAAGACGATCCCTGAAGTTCTTGAGAAGATCTCTGCGGTGTCGCTGCCGATGAGCAAGACAGTGTCTGAGTGGGGTGCGACGGTAGGTGATCTGAAGGAGTATTACAAGTCTACTGGTCGTGAGATTTCGACATTTGAGGCTGTGATGCAGTCCGCTGGCATGTCGAGTAATGCGACGTTGGCGGAGATGGGCACGAAGCTAAATAATGCGTCGGTTGAAGGAGGTAAGCTCAACCGCGCTAATTCAGTGTTGTCTGCTGGGTTCACAGGGCTTAAGGGTGCTGCATCTGGGGCGATGGGGTTGCTTGGTGGCCCGTGGGGTGTGGCGTTGGCTGCAGCTGGCTTTGCTATTACTTCCGTGGTTCAGGCGAACCAAAAAGCTAAGGTTGCGCAGGAGGAGATGGCAGCAGCTGCGCGTGATTCAGCGGGTGCCCAGGGCGAACTGCGTGTCGCAGTTGCTGGTACGACTGGCATGTTGAATGAGCAGGCTATTGCTACCGCTGCTGAGGTTGCAGGGAATGCTTTGGCGGATTTTGTCAGTCAGGGTGAAGCGGTCTCCGGCATGATCTACAAAGTTCAGACTGATGCTTCAGCGCTTGAGCGCATGTTTGATAGTGAGAATTATCGAGAAGACGTTGAGGCGACTCGTGCGCTGCGTGAGTCTTACAAGACTCTCGGTGATGCGATGAAAGATCTCGGCTTGCCGATGTCTGACTTGAATCGGATTGTTGCCGAGGGTGGGCCGGAGTACCAATCTTTGATCAGTTCACTGCGTGGCATGGGTGATTCTGGTGCTGTAGCTGCCGGTGAGTTGGAGGGTGCGCGCTCCAAGATTGAGCAGATTGTTGAGGATGCGCGCAGGCTTGATCCTGCAGTTGCTGAGACCGCTGCTGCGATTGATATTTTGGCTGATTCTGCGTCTGGTGCTGATGACAAGCTTGGGGCGTTGCAGTCTGCATTGCAGGCTATGGGGTTGGCTCCGAAAGATGCTGATCTTGCGATGCGTGATGCTGCGGAAGCTGTCGATGAGATTGTGCAGTCGGCAACTGAGGCTGAGGTTCCCCTGGAGAATATGGGGGCTGGGTTGATGGCTGCTGCTGAGGCAGGTGATTGGTCTCATCAGGGGTGGCGTGATCTTTCTGAGACGCTGCAGGGCATGGCTGGAGATCTGCAAAATGTTGCCGTTAATGGCGGTGATGTGCAGGGCACTGTGGAGCAGCAGTCTGTAGCGCTTGATGCGTTGGCGGCACAATATGGGTTGACTCGTGGTGAGGTTGACCAGTTGGCGCAGTCGATGGGATATGTGCCGTCTGAGATTAATACGTTGTTGGCGTTGGAGGGCGCTACCGAAGCTGAGCAGCAGCTAGGTGATGTGTGGGCTGCGTTGCAGGCTATTCCTCCGGGGCAAGCTGTTGAGATGACGGCAATGACAGAGGAAGCGGTTGCAAAGCTTGAGGCTTATGGCTTCAAGATTGATGACATTCCTGATTCTGACAACGTGTTAGTCAGTGCTACGACTGAAGCCGCAATGACCGATTTGCAGAACGTGATCAACCAGATTGCCAATGTGAAAGATAAGACGGTCACCATTCGGACGAATCGTGTGGAGTATTTCCAGTCGATTAATCCGAACCTGTCGGCATCTCAAGCTGCGCAGATTCAAGGGCCGTATGTTGGTGGTGCCACGGGTGGGCGGTTTAATCCGAAGGATGGTTTTGCGTATCTCCCGGGGCATGCTGACGGTGCTCGTCACGGGGGGTATCAGCTTCCTGCTACGGGGCCTGGGACTGACCGGACTGATGGTTTCCTTGCCGTGGATTCTCAGGGTATGCCGATTGCTCGCCTGGACACGGACGAATGGGTAATTAACGGGAAGAGTTCGGAAAAGTACAACCGTGCGTTGTCATTGATCAACCGTGATGATCCTTCTGTTCGCCACTTGGCGGCGTTTGCTGACGGTGGCAGGGTAGGTGGTGAGTCTGACGAACTATTGGGAGGGCGTTCTGCTGAAGACATTTTGGCGTTTGCTCGTGGCGAAAACGTCGACGGGTGGGTAGCGTCCCGCTCACTTGAAGGCGCAGACTACGTGTGGGGTGGCATTAACTGGGGAGACTGCTCAGGAGCCATCGCTGCTTTAGCGCGGTTCGCAGTGGGCCTTGCCCCATTCGCGGCGCGTTTCGCCACCATGAATCAAAAAGAATCTCTCGCTTCTCTCGGGTTCTCGCCAGGCTTGGGCGGCCCTGATGATTTCAACATCGGTTGGTTTAACGGCGGTGCATGGGGCGGACACACCTCAGGCACCATCGGCGGGGTAAATGTTGAGATGGGTGGATCTCGTGGCAACGGGCAAATCGGGGGAGGAGCGGCACCTGCTTCACACTCGCAATACACTAACCACGCACACCTACCATTAGGTTCTTCCTTGGGTGACGTATGGAATGCTGATGATCCGGGTGAGAGTTGGGAAGCCAGCTACAATACACCAGGAAGCAATATTTACTCCTCTTCTGGAAAGTCCAGCAGCTCGTCCAAAACCCCAACCTCGTGGTCTGAGCTTGCAGGAAACGCAGCGCAAACTATGGTGGCAGGCCAAGTCAGTAATGCCCTTGGTGTGTTCGGAATTTCTGACTCACCAGGTTTCCTCGATGCCTATGGCCAGTGGGTCGATGCAACCACAGTCGAGGCTAAAAACCGGATCAATAAAGTCGACGAGGAAAAACTAGCCGACCTTGAGAAAAACCTGCAGGATGCGCAAGATGATCTTCGAATCAAGCACTTGAAAGTTGGTGAGTTGAGCCCCGACGCTTCTGAGTCGTCTCGTGAATCTGCGAATCTCGCAGTATCGAAAGCGGAGCGGAAGATTGACGAGTTAAATGCCGAGATTGAGGAAACCCGCAAGGGCAAACTTTACGAAATAAACCAAGATGGCACCCTGGGTGCCGAGGTTAAAGAGACCATTGTCGGTCCTGACAACACACAAAAGTATGACCCTAATCTGCAGGGGTTGGGCAATGCGATTAATGATGCTGTTCTTGCTGTGGTGGGGGACAGGCCAGCGCCTTCGGCGTTACCTCCTGCGGTGGCTGACATGCTCGCGATGATTCCTGCTTTCCGTAATGGTGGGTGGGTGAGCGCACCAGGAGGGCCACAGGATGATTTAGGTCTTGCTCGTCTGAGTGATTCCGAGTTTGTGGTCAATGCTGACGCAGCGTCCCGAAATCGAAGTCTGCTTGAGCATATTAACGCAGGTGGGGGTTTGTCCGGTGCTGTTGCAGGTGGGGACACCTTCAATATTTCAGGCGCTGACCCAGGTGAGGTGATTCGTCGAATGAAGGTTGAAATGATGACGAAAACTATGCAAATGATGGGAGGGTAA